A stretch of Manis javanica isolate MJ-LG chromosome 1, MJ_LKY, whole genome shotgun sequence DNA encodes these proteins:
- the MRPS30 gene encoding large ribosomal subunit protein mL65, whose amino-acid sequence MAAARTWRLVLRGQGPSLHTSAEAAVTAPEVTGPDVPAAPVARYPPVLASLTAKSKAARQRRVERWQAAVHAAAAVDEKLRILTKMQFMKYVVYPQTFSLNADRWYQGFTKTVFLSGLPPPPAEPEQGPSLDLAALRAAAFDCLLQEHFYLRRRRRAPLFREREAVASTFLDQLAAALVGLLSAHNPTLAAASLDYKRPVHFYWLRGEEIIPCGHRKGHIDALRYQINDKPHNQIRISKQLPEFVPLDYSVPIEIPAMNCKPDKLPLFKRQYENTIFIGSKTADPYCYGHTQFHLLPEKLKRERLLKQNCADQIEVVFRANAIASLFAWTGAQAMYQGFWSEADVTRPFVSQGVITDGKYFSFFCYQLNTLALTKQADQNNPRKNICWGTQSKPLYETIEDNDVKGFDDNVLLQIVQFLLNRPKEDKSQLMEN is encoded by the exons ATGGCGGCGGCCAGGACCTGGAGGCTTGTCCTCCGCGGTCAGGGGCCGTCATTGCACACCTCAGCTGAGGCCGCCGTCACAGCTCCAGAGGTGACCGGCCCCGATGTCCCGGCGGCCCCTGTCGCGCGCTACCCGCCCGTTTTGGCCTCTCTGACTGCCAAGAGCAAGGCGGCTCGGCAGCGGCGAGTGGAGCGCTGGCAGGCGGCGGTGCACGCGGCCGCGGCGGTGGACGAGAAGCTGCGAATCCTCACCAAGATGCAGTTCATGAAGTACGTGGTTTACCCCCAGACCTTCAGCCTGAACGCTGACCGCTGGTATCAGGGCTTCACCAAGACTGTTTTCCTGTCAGGCctcccgccgccgcccgccgAGCCGGAGCAGGGGCCCTCCCTGGACCTTGCGGCCCTGCGCGCCGCCGCCTTTGACTGCCTCTTGCAAGAGCACTTCTACCTGCGGCGCCGGCGGCGGGCACCCCTCTTCCGGGAGCGTGAGGCCGTCGCCTCGACCTTCCTGGATCAGCTGGCGGCCGCCCTTGTGGGCCTGCTCAGCGCGCACAACCCGACCCTGGCAGCAGCCTCCCTTG ATTATAAACGCCCAGTTCACTTTTATTGGTTGCGTGGTGAAGAAATTATTCCTTGTGGTCATCGGAAAGGTCATATTGATGCTTTGCGATACCAAATAAATGATAAACCACACAACCAGATTCGAATATCCAAACAACTCCCAGAG tttgtgCCTCTGGATTATTCTGTACCCATAGAAATCCCTGCTATGAACTGTAAGCCAGACAAACTTCCATTATTCAAACGACAGTATGAAAATACCATATTTATTG GCTCAAAGACAGCAGATCCGTATTGTTATGGTCATACCCAGTTTCATCTGTtacctgaaaaattaaaaagagaaaggctTTTGAAACAAAACTGTGCTGATCAGATAGAAGTTGTTTTTAGAGCTAATGCTATTGCAAGCCTTTTTGCTTGGACTGGAGCACAAGCTATGTATCAAG GATTCTGGAGCGAAGCAGATGTTACTCGGCCTTTTGTCTCTCAGGGTGTGATTACAGACGGAAagtacttttcctttttctgctacCAGTTAAATACTTTGGCACTGACTAAACAAGCTGACCAAAATAACCCTCGTAAAAATATATGTTGGGGAACACAAAGTAAGCCTCTTTATGAAACAATCGAAGATAATGATGTGAAAGGTTTTGATGACAATGTACTACTTCAGATAGTTCAATTTCTACTGAATAGACCGAAAGAAGACAAATCACAGCTGATGGAAAACTAA